CGCATCGACCGCCGCCGCATCACCGAGATTGCACGGCAAAGCGACATGATCGCCGCCAAGGCTGTCGCGAAAACCGTTCAGCTTCTCCGCATTGGAACCCGACACCGCAAGCCGTGCGCCTTGCGCTGCGAGCGCCTGCGCGATGGCCGAACCGATGCCGCCCGAGGCGCCGGTGACGAGGGCGGTCATGCCGGTGAGATCGAACATCTATATTCTCCTGAATCCCGTGAATTAGAGCGTCTTGAGCAAAGCCTCGATGTCATCCATCGAGATCACGCTGATCGTCTCGACCTCGCCCGCAGCGCTGCGCTTCACCATCGGCGACAGGACCTTGCCGCCGAATTCGACGAATTGCGCGACGCCGATATCTTCCATCGCGCCGACGCTTTCGCGCCAGCGGACGCGGCCCGTGACCTGTTGGACGAGGAGATCGCGGATCGCGTCGGCATCGCTGACCGGGCTGGCAGTCACATTCGCGACCACCGGCACCAGCGGCGAGGCGGGCGGGTTCGCGTCCAGCGCCTCGGCCATCGCATCTGCCGCCGCCTGCATCAGCGGGCAATGAAAGGGCGCCGACACCGGGAGCAGCACGCCGCGCTTGATCCCGAAGTCCTTGACCAGCGCGACCGCGCGCTCGACCGCACCCTTGTGGCCCGAGATCACGACCTGCGACGGGTCATTGTCGTTCGCGACCGTGCAGACCTCACCATCGGCAGCGGCGTCGGCGAGCTTCTGCGCCGTCTCGATATCGGCGCCCAGCAGCGCCGCCATCGCGCCGACGCCGACCGGCACCGCCGCCTGCATCGCCTGCCCGCGCGTCTTCAGCAGCTGCGCGGTGGTCGCAAGGTCGAAGGCTCCGGCAGCGCAGAGCGCGCTATATTCGCCGAGGCTGTGGCCCGCGACATAATCGGCCTTGCCCGAGAGCGTCACGCCGCCTTCCTTTTCGAGCACGCGCAAGGTCGCGATCGCGTTCGCCATGATCGCCGGCTGGGCGTTTTCGGTGAGGGTGAGCTGGTCCTCGGGCCCTTCGCTCATCAGCAGGAACAGCTTCTGGCCGAGCGCGTCGTCGACCTCCTGAAACACTTCGCGGGCGACCGGCGATGCGTCGGCAAGCGCCTTGCCCATGCCGACCGCCTGGCTGCCCTGACCTGGAAAGATGAATGCGCGCATGATGCGTCCCCTGATGGATTTTCGATTTGGCCCGCGCCTATTCCTTCACCCGGCGCGATGCAAGCCGAAGGGCACGACCTTGTTCGCCGCATCGTGACCGATGTCGGCCCGGCCGAGCCACGGAATGCCGGTCCGCGCGCACCAGTCCTGCGCGATTTCCTCGGCGTCCATGCCGAACGGCCGGTCGTTTTCGGGGACGTCGCTCACCCGCCCGAGGCGGATGCCCGCGAGACCGCGCGGGGCCAGATAACTCGCGACATGGAAAAAGGCGCGGTCGAAGGCATAGAGATATTCGCTGACCTCCTCGACCAGCAGCACATGCCCTGAAAGATCGGGTTCGAGCGGGGTACCGAGCAGCATCGACAGCGTCATCAGGTTGAACGCCGCGTGGCGCGCGCCGTGCGCAAGGCCCGGTTCGCATGCCGCGGGATCGCGCGCGACGAGCCAGTCGAGCGCACGCGTCACCGCCCCATCGCCCCCTTCGCGCCGGATATCCGCGACCATCGGACCGTGCGCGACATGGTCGAAACCCTCCCGATAGAGCGCACCGAGCAGATTGCCCTGATCCGAATAGCCGAGAAACGCCTTCCGCCGTGCGACATCGGTCATCGCCGCCACCGCATCCTCGGCGATCCGGCACGCGCCATAACCGCCGCGCGCGAACCAGATCGCGTCGATATCGGGCCGGTTCGCCATCTCGACCAGTGCCGCGAAACGATGCCCGTCCTCGCCGGCGAAATGGCCGTGCACGGCAAAGCATTGCGGGTCGAATTCCAGCTCGACATCGGGATAGCCAAGTGCCGCGATCGCCCGCACCGCTTCCGCATCGTCCGGTAAAATAGGTGTTGAAGGGGCGACGATCCCGATGCGCATAAGCCGACCTTTGATTCCGTTTGTGTCGAGCGAAGTCGAGACACCCATCGTCACAAAGCATGGCCGAGGGGCATCTCGACTTCGCTCGATGCGAACGGGCAAGGGAGTGTCGCCCTAGGTTGCAAACCCTTCATCAAAGCCATATCGCGCCGCGATGGCCGAAAACAAATCCTATTTCTTCTGCGGCATCGGCGGGTCGGGCATGCTGCCGCTCGCGATGATCGTCGCGGCGCGCGGCAGCGCCGTTTCGGGGTCGGACCGCAGCCGCGATCAGGGCCGCTCCCCCGACAAGTTCGGCTGGATCGAAAGCCGCGGGATCGCGCTGTTCCCGCAGGACGGCAGCGGACCGCAGGCAGGTCAGACGCTGGTCGCTTCGGCGGCGGTCGAGGACAGCGTTCCCGATGTCGCGGCGGCAAACGCTCTCGGCCTCCCCCGGATGACGCGCGCCGACCTCAATGCCGCGCTGTTCAACGCGGCGGAACGGGCAATCGGCGTCGGCGGTACCAGCGGCAAGTCGACCGTCACGGGCATGATCGGGTGGATTCTCGAACGCGCGGGCCGCAAGCCCACCGTGATGAACGGCGCCGTGATGCGCAATTTTGCGAACGACACCATGCCCTTCGCGAGCGCGCTGGTCGGCGAAGCTGCGACCTATGTCAGCGAAGTCGACGAAAGCGACGGCTCGATCGCGCTCTATCAGCCCGATGTCGCGGTGGTCACCAACATCAGCCTCGACCACAAGAGTCTCGACGAATTGCACCGGCTCTTCGGCGATTTTGTCGCCAAGGCACGGATCGCGGTGATCAACGCCGACGATCCTGAATCCGCCCCGTTGCTGGCCGGCGGCAACGTCATGCGTTTCGGCTTTTCGGATGCCGCCGCGATCCGGGGCAGCGATTTCGAGGCGCTGCCCGACGGCTGCCGCTTTGCCGTCAGCTTCGCCGGCGACCGCCACGAGGTTCGCCTGCGCATGCCCGGCCGCCACAATGCCGCCAACGCCCTCGCAGCGATCGCGGCGGCGCGCGCGGTGAACATTCCGGTCGGCCAGTCGGTCGCCGCGCTCGCCGATTTCGCCGGCCTCGCGCGCCGCTACGAGGTGCTGGGACAGGCGAATGGCGTCACGGTGATCGACGATTTCGCGCACAATCCCGACAAGGTCGCCGCGACGCTCGCCGCCGTCGCCGAACTTCCCGGCCGCGCACTGCTCTTCTTCCAGCCGCACGGTTACGGCCCGCTGCGCCAGATGGGCAATGAACTCGCCGCCAGCTTCGCCGCGGGAATGCGCTCCGACGACCGGCTTTTCGTCTGCGATCCGGTCTATTTCGGCGGCACCGTCGACCGCAGCATCGGCAGCGAGGCGCTGGTCTCCGATATCATCGCGGGCGGCGGCGATGCAGTGCATCTGACGACCCGCGCGGCGTGTGGCGCGGCGATGCTCGACGAAGCGAAGCCGGGCGACCGCATTCTCATCCTTGGCGCACGCGACGACACGCTGACCGAATTCGGGCAGGAATTGCTGGAAAAGCTGGCCGCGCGCGCTTGATTTCTCGCCGCGAATCTGTATAGGCGCCCTCATTCGGGGCGAGGCCTTGTGCCTGTCGCCCCGTTTGTTTTGCACCAATACGCAAGACTTGACGACAGCCGGAGGGGTTTCGCGATTGGCGCGGAACCAGCGATCGGCCAAATCGAAGGACGCTACCCATGCCGTTTTACGAGCATGTCTTTATCGCGCGTCAGGACCTGAGCCAGGCTCAGGTCGATGCGCTGGCGGAAACCGTCACCAACGTCATCAGCGAGTATAAGGGCCAGGTTCACAAGACCGAAACCTGGGGCCTGAAGCAGCTCGCCTACAAGATCGCGAAGAACCGCAAGGGCCATTATGTGATGCTCTCGGCCGAAGTGTCGGGCGAAGCCATCGCGGAAATCGAGCGCCAGGCCGCGATCAACGAAGATATCATCCGCTGGCTGACCATCAAGGTCGACGAACTCGAAAAGGGTCCGTCGGTGATGATGCGCAAGCAGGAACGCCGCGGCGGCCGTGGCCGTGACCGCGACGGCGAAGAATAAAGGAACAGCATCATGGCACGACCCTTTTTCCGCCGCCGCAAGACCTGCCCCTTCAGCCAGAAGGACGCACCGGTCATCGATTACAAGGACGTCCGCCTGCTCCAGGGTTACCTGTCGGAGCGCGGCAAGATCGTCCCGTCGCGGATCACCGCGGTGTCCACCAAGAAGCAGCGTGAGTTGGCGAAGGCGATCAAGCGCGCCCGCCACATCGGCCTGCTTCCCTACATTGTGAAGTAAGGAGAGCAGCGTCATGGAAATCATCCTGCTCGAACGTATCGAGAAACTGGGCGGTATCGGCGACGTCGTCACCGTCAAGAACGGCTTTGCCCGTAACTTCCTGCTGCCGAACAACAAGGCGCTGCGCGCGAACGACGCGAACCGCAAGCTGTTCGAAGCCAACCGTTCGAAGATCGAGGCCGACAACGCCGAGCGTCGCACCGACGCCGAAGGCCGCGCCAAGGACATCGACGGCAAGCAGGTCGTCCTGATCCGTCAGGCGTCGAACACCGGCCAGCTCTACGGCTCGGTTTCGGTTCGCGACATCGTCGATGCGCTGATCGAAGACGGCGTCACTGGCGTCACCAAGGCGATGGTCGAACTCGAACGCCCGATCAAGGCGCTCGGCCTCGTCGACGTCAAGGTGAAGCTGCACCCCGAAGTCGCCGTGACCGTCGGCGTCAACGTCGCACGCTCGCCCGACGAAGCCGAAATGCAGAAGCAGGGCATCGACGTCATCGCCGCGATGTTCGAGGAAGAACAGGCCGAAGCCGTTGCTTCGGCGCTGGAACCCGACAGCGAAGACGAGTTCGAGGAAGCCACCCCGCCGTCGGAAGTCGCCGCCGAGGAAGCTCCCCCTGCGGACGAGGACGAAGAGGCCTAAGCCCCTTCTCCCCGCAACAGACAGAAAAGGCTCCGGAACCCTTGTTCCGGAGCCTTTTTCTTTGTGACAGAGGCTTGGCCGATGGCGGTTTTGGGGTGGTATCCAGACTGTCCCGTTTCCGTTCGTGTCGAGCGAAGTCGAGACACGCTTCGAGGTTGTGCCCAGCCCGAGGGGCATCTCGACTTCGCTCGATGCGAACGGATAAGAGTTGGCCTAACGGCCGCAACCCGACGCTCAATATCCCATCAAGGCCAGCACTTCCTTGCGGCTGCGCTCATCGTCGAGGAAGCTGCCGAGCAGCCGGCTTGTCACCATGCCGACGCCGGGCGTGCGGACGCCGCGCCCGGTCATGCATCCATGCTGCGCGTCGATCACCACCGCGACCCCATGCGGCTGAAGATTATCCCAGATGCACTTCGCGACCTCGGCCGTCAGGCGTTCCTGCACCTGCAACCGGCGGGCATAGCCATTGAGCACCCGCGCCAGCTTCGAAATACCGACGACACGATCCCTCGGCAGATAGGCGATCGACGCCTTGCCGGTGATCGGCGCCATATGATGTTCGCAGTGCGACTGGAACGGGATGTCGCGAAGCATCACGATCTCGTCATAGCCGCCGACCTCCTCGAAGGTGCGCGACAGGTGGATGGCGGGGTCGTCGGCATAGCCCTGACAATATTCGAGCCACGCCCGCGCAACGCGCCGCGGCGTGTCGAGCAGCCCCTCGCGCGACGGATCATCGCCTGCCCATTCGATCAGCGTGCGGACCGCGCCCAGCACCTCCTCGGGCACGACGGGCTTGCCATCCGGTCCCAGTTCC
The Sphingopyxis macrogoltabida genome window above contains:
- the fabD gene encoding ACP S-malonyltransferase, which encodes MRAFIFPGQGSQAVGMGKALADASPVAREVFQEVDDALGQKLFLLMSEGPEDQLTLTENAQPAIMANAIATLRVLEKEGGVTLSGKADYVAGHSLGEYSALCAAGAFDLATTAQLLKTRGQAMQAAVPVGVGAMAALLGADIETAQKLADAAADGEVCTVANDNDPSQVVISGHKGAVERAVALVKDFGIKRGVLLPVSAPFHCPLMQAAADAMAEALDANPPASPLVPVVANVTASPVSDADAIRDLLVQQVTGRVRWRESVGAMEDIGVAQFVEFGGKVLSPMVKRSAAGEVETISVISMDDIEALLKTL
- a CDS encoding LD-carboxypeptidase codes for the protein MRIGIVAPSTPILPDDAEAVRAIAALGYPDVELEFDPQCFAVHGHFAGEDGHRFAALVEMANRPDIDAIWFARGGYGACRIAEDAVAAMTDVARRKAFLGYSDQGNLLGALYREGFDHVAHGPMVADIRREGGDGAVTRALDWLVARDPAACEPGLAHGARHAAFNLMTLSMLLGTPLEPDLSGHVLLVEEVSEYLYAFDRAFFHVASYLAPRGLAGIRLGRVSDVPENDRPFGMDAEEIAQDWCARTGIPWLGRADIGHDAANKVVPFGLHRAG
- a CDS encoding Mur ligase family protein, whose product is MAENKSYFFCGIGGSGMLPLAMIVAARGSAVSGSDRSRDQGRSPDKFGWIESRGIALFPQDGSGPQAGQTLVASAAVEDSVPDVAAANALGLPRMTRADLNAALFNAAERAIGVGGTSGKSTVTGMIGWILERAGRKPTVMNGAVMRNFANDTMPFASALVGEAATYVSEVDESDGSIALYQPDVAVVTNISLDHKSLDELHRLFGDFVAKARIAVINADDPESAPLLAGGNVMRFGFSDAAAIRGSDFEALPDGCRFAVSFAGDRHEVRLRMPGRHNAANALAAIAAARAVNIPVGQSVAALADFAGLARRYEVLGQANGVTVIDDFAHNPDKVAATLAAVAELPGRALLFFQPHGYGPLRQMGNELAASFAAGMRSDDRLFVCDPVYFGGTVDRSIGSEALVSDIIAGGGDAVHLTTRAACGAAMLDEAKPGDRILILGARDDTLTEFGQELLEKLAARA
- the rpsF gene encoding 30S ribosomal protein S6; amino-acid sequence: MPFYEHVFIARQDLSQAQVDALAETVTNVISEYKGQVHKTETWGLKQLAYKIAKNRKGHYVMLSAEVSGEAIAEIERQAAINEDIIRWLTIKVDELEKGPSVMMRKQERRGGRGRDRDGEE
- the rpsR gene encoding 30S ribosomal protein S18, with product MARPFFRRRKTCPFSQKDAPVIDYKDVRLLQGYLSERGKIVPSRITAVSTKKQRELAKAIKRARHIGLLPYIVK
- the rplI gene encoding 50S ribosomal protein L9; amino-acid sequence: MEIILLERIEKLGGIGDVVTVKNGFARNFLLPNNKALRANDANRKLFEANRSKIEADNAERRTDAEGRAKDIDGKQVVLIRQASNTGQLYGSVSVRDIVDALIEDGVTGVTKAMVELERPIKALGLVDVKVKLHPEVAVTVGVNVARSPDEAEMQKQGIDVIAAMFEEEQAEAVASALEPDSEDEFEEATPPSEVAAEEAPPADEDEEA
- the folE gene encoding GTP cyclohydrolase I FolE, whose protein sequence is MTKVELGPDGKPVVPEEVLGAVRTLIEWAGDDPSREGLLDTPRRVARAWLEYCQGYADDPAIHLSRTFEEVGGYDEIVMLRDIPFQSHCEHHMAPITGKASIAYLPRDRVVGISKLARVLNGYARRLQVQERLTAEVAKCIWDNLQPHGVAVVIDAQHGCMTGRGVRTPGVGMVTSRLLGSFLDDERSRKEVLALMGY